Proteins co-encoded in one Papaver somniferum cultivar HN1 chromosome 5, ASM357369v1, whole genome shotgun sequence genomic window:
- the LOC113282594 gene encoding fibroblast growth factor receptor 2-like isoform X2: MYGYSASEAIGRDVLRLVGEEQAYKDGKEIVDRSAMGESWTGLFPVINKQGRRFLVIATNSPLYDDCGTLIGFIGVTCDSEPFHEIPTTFTSRKNPSREAAYPNSSQLSKSGAPATAAGLNSQQKPFQVTLASKLSTLTSRMTKSVLRWMPRTRAKTMKYEIQGGSRPEQGFLAETVISDSAEYTQLKMYQERFFGDFGGEDESKIGVCKMVTSKVAGVYLPWESGAQDVPMRRTATHDIYPSLNRELKVDFDQQNRPVSPNKVVEGYLFSGSKAYSYSSSSCSGNTTSSLDVTTGSSSCSSSPCRSIMEPDSLSYDILWGDLILGEQIGRGSCTTVYHGLWCGSDVAVKVFSEFEYSEDLLGTFRQEVLLMKGLRHPNVLLFMGAVTSPKHPCIVTEFLPRGSLFQLLRRNPPALDWKRRVLMALDIARGLNYLHCYNPPIIHRDVKSSNLLVDNNWHLKVGDFGLSRLKHATFLTTENGNGTPQWMAPEVICNEPADEKSDVYSFRVVLWELATGRIPWDGLIPMQVSWTNILRSLTMPIQNGHLSSRLACTGSYFVTCFLYVCIHSILVKNTKMQGNFMSFNLLLNFSLFLHLAP; encoded by the exons ATGTATGGTTATTCTGCATCAGAAGCCATTGGTCGTGATGTCCTTCGCCTAGTTGGTGAAGAGCAAGCCTATAAAGATGGAAAAGAAATAGTTGACAGAAGTGCCATGGGGGAAAGCTGGACAGGGTTGTTCCCGGTCATTAATAAACAAGGAAGACGATTTCTAGTCATTGCAACTAATTCACCATTATATGATGATTGTGGTACTTTGATTGGGTTTATTGGTGTAACTTGTGACTCAGAGCCCTTCCATGAAATTCCAACTACGTTTACTTCTAGAAAAAATCCTTCTAGGGAAGCTGCATATCCTAACTCTAGTCAGCTGTCTAAAAGTGGTGCACCAGCGACTGCTGCCGGTCTTAACTCCCAGCAGAAACCTTTCCAAGTTACACTTGCTTCCAAGCTGTCTACTTTG ACGTCAAGAATGACCAAAAGTGTTTTACGGTGGATGCCAAGAACTCGGGCGAAAACCATGAAATACGAAATCCAAGGTGGAAGTAGGCCGGAGCAAGGTTTCTTAGCAGAAACTGTTATCTCTGACTCTGCAGAGTACACACAACTGAAAATGTACCAGGAAAGATTTTTTGGAGATTTTGGTGGCGAGGATGAAAGTAAGATAGGAGTCTGCAAAATGGTAACTTCTAAAGTGGCGGGCGTATACTTGCCATGGGAAAGTGGGGCACAAGACGTGCCGATGAGAAGGACTGCCACCCATGATATCTATCCCAGCTTAAATCGTGAACTAAAGGTTGACTTTGATCAACAGAATCGTCCGGTCTCACCAAATAAGGTTGTCGAAGGTTACCTATTTAGTGGAAGTAAAGCCTACAGTTACTCATCATCTTCTTGTAGCGGAAACACTACAAGTAGTTTGGATGTCACTACTGGTAGTAGTAGTTGCAGTAGCTCTCCTTGTCGCAGCATCATGGAGCCAGACTCCTTGAGCTATGACATCTTGTGGGGTGACTTGATACTTGGTGAACAAATTGGGAGAG GCTCATGTACGACTGTGTATCATGGTCTCTGGTGTGGCTCG GATGTTGCTGTAAAGGTATTTTCTGAATTTGAGTACTCAGAAGACTTGCTAGGAACCTTCAGACAGGAG GTTTTGCTTATGAAGGGGCTCCGGCACCCAAATGTTCTACTGTTTATGGGGGCAGTAACTTCACCTAAACATCCGTGCATTGTCACTGAGTTCCTCCCACG TGGGAGTTTGTTTCAGTTGCTTCGACGTAACCCTCCTGCATTAGATTGGAAACGGCGTGTTCTCATGGCTTTGGACATT GCACGAGGTTTAAATTATCTTCATTGTTACAACCCACCAATCATTCATCGCGATGTGAAGTCCTCAAATCTGTTGGTTGATAATAACTGGCATCTCAAG GTTGGGGATTTTGGTCTCTCGCGACTCAAACATGCAACCTTCTTGACAACAGAGAACGGGAATGGAACG CCACAATGGATGGCTCCAGAGGTTATATGTAATGAGCCGGCGGATGAGAA ATCCGATGTTTATAGCTTTCGAGTTGTATTGTGGGAGCTTGCCACCGGAAGAATTCCTTGGGATGGTCTGATCCCAATGCAG GTTTCATGGACCAACATATTGAGATCCCTGACGATGCCGATCCAAAATGGGCATCTCTCATCAAGACTTGCTTGCACAGGTTCATATTTTGTGACATGCTTTCTATATGTCTGTATCCACTCCATTTTAGTTAAGAACACAAAAATGCAAGGCAATTTCATGTCGTTCAATCTTCTCCTTAatttctcattatttttgcatttggCACCTTAG
- the LOC113282594 gene encoding RAF proto-oncogene serine/threonine-protein kinase-like isoform X3, whose product MYGYSASEAIGRDVLRLVGEEQAYKDGKEIVDRSAMGESWTGLFPVINKQGRRFLVIATNSPLYDDCGTLIGFIGVTCDSEPFHEIPTTFTSRKNPSREAAYPNSSQLSKSGAPATAAGLNSQQKPFQVTLASKLSTLTSRMTKSVLRWMPRTRAKTMKYEIQGGSRPEQGFLAETVISDSAEYTQLKMYQERFFGDFGGEDESKIGVCKMVTSKVAGVYLPWESGAQDVPMRRTATHDIYPSLNRELKVDFDQQNRPVSPNKVVEGYLFSGSKAYSYSSSSCSGNTTSSLDVTTGSSSCSSSPCRSIMEPDSLSYDILWGDLILGEQIGRGSCTTVYHGLWCGSDVAVKVFSEFEYSEDLLGTFRQEVLLMKGLRHPNVLLFMGAVTSPKHPCIVTEFLPRGSLFQLLRRNPPALDWKRRVLMALDIARGLNYLHCYNPPIIHRDVKSSNLLVDNNWHLKVGDFGLSRLKHATFLTTENGNGTPQWMAPEVICNEPADEKSDVYSFRVVLWELATGRIPWDGLIPMQVIASVGFMDQHIEIPDDADPKWASLIKTCLHSDRKCRPTSGELLEKLNVMRRYYFAQNPK is encoded by the exons ATGTATGGTTATTCTGCATCAGAAGCCATTGGTCGTGATGTCCTTCGCCTAGTTGGTGAAGAGCAAGCCTATAAAGATGGAAAAGAAATAGTTGACAGAAGTGCCATGGGGGAAAGCTGGACAGGGTTGTTCCCGGTCATTAATAAACAAGGAAGACGATTTCTAGTCATTGCAACTAATTCACCATTATATGATGATTGTGGTACTTTGATTGGGTTTATTGGTGTAACTTGTGACTCAGAGCCCTTCCATGAAATTCCAACTACGTTTACTTCTAGAAAAAATCCTTCTAGGGAAGCTGCATATCCTAACTCTAGTCAGCTGTCTAAAAGTGGTGCACCAGCGACTGCTGCCGGTCTTAACTCCCAGCAGAAACCTTTCCAAGTTACACTTGCTTCCAAGCTGTCTACTTTG ACGTCAAGAATGACCAAAAGTGTTTTACGGTGGATGCCAAGAACTCGGGCGAAAACCATGAAATACGAAATCCAAGGTGGAAGTAGGCCGGAGCAAGGTTTCTTAGCAGAAACTGTTATCTCTGACTCTGCAGAGTACACACAACTGAAAATGTACCAGGAAAGATTTTTTGGAGATTTTGGTGGCGAGGATGAAAGTAAGATAGGAGTCTGCAAAATGGTAACTTCTAAAGTGGCGGGCGTATACTTGCCATGGGAAAGTGGGGCACAAGACGTGCCGATGAGAAGGACTGCCACCCATGATATCTATCCCAGCTTAAATCGTGAACTAAAGGTTGACTTTGATCAACAGAATCGTCCGGTCTCACCAAATAAGGTTGTCGAAGGTTACCTATTTAGTGGAAGTAAAGCCTACAGTTACTCATCATCTTCTTGTAGCGGAAACACTACAAGTAGTTTGGATGTCACTACTGGTAGTAGTAGTTGCAGTAGCTCTCCTTGTCGCAGCATCATGGAGCCAGACTCCTTGAGCTATGACATCTTGTGGGGTGACTTGATACTTGGTGAACAAATTGGGAGAG GCTCATGTACGACTGTGTATCATGGTCTCTGGTGTGGCTCG GATGTTGCTGTAAAGGTATTTTCTGAATTTGAGTACTCAGAAGACTTGCTAGGAACCTTCAGACAGGAG GTTTTGCTTATGAAGGGGCTCCGGCACCCAAATGTTCTACTGTTTATGGGGGCAGTAACTTCACCTAAACATCCGTGCATTGTCACTGAGTTCCTCCCACG TGGGAGTTTGTTTCAGTTGCTTCGACGTAACCCTCCTGCATTAGATTGGAAACGGCGTGTTCTCATGGCTTTGGACATT GCACGAGGTTTAAATTATCTTCATTGTTACAACCCACCAATCATTCATCGCGATGTGAAGTCCTCAAATCTGTTGGTTGATAATAACTGGCATCTCAAG GTTGGGGATTTTGGTCTCTCGCGACTCAAACATGCAACCTTCTTGACAACAGAGAACGGGAATGGAACG CCACAATGGATGGCTCCAGAGGTTATATGTAATGAGCCGGCGGATGAGAA ATCCGATGTTTATAGCTTTCGAGTTGTATTGTGGGAGCTTGCCACCGGAAGAATTCCTTGGGATGGTCTGATCCCAATGCAG GTAATTGCCTCTGTAGGTTTCATGGACCAACATATTGAGATCCCTGACGATGCCGATCCAAAATGGGCATCTCTCATCAAGACTTGCTTGCACAG TGACCGAAAATGCCGGCCAACATCCGGGGAGCTGCTTGAAAAATTGAATGTTATGCGGAGATATTATTTTGCTCAAAACCCCAAATAA
- the LOC113282594 gene encoding RAF proto-oncogene serine/threonine-protein kinase-like isoform X5 has protein sequence MYGYSASEAIGRDVLRLVGEEQAYKDGKEIVDRSAMGESWTGLFPVINKQGRRFLVIATNSPLYDDCGTLIGFIGVTCDSEPFHEIPTTFTSRKNPSREAAYPNSSQLSKSGAPATAAGLNSQQKPFQVTLASKLSTLTSRMTKSVLRWMPRTRAKTMKYEIQGGSRPEQGFLAETVISDSAEYTQLKMYQERFFGDFGGEDESKIGVCKMVTSKVAGVYLPWESGAQDVPMRRTATHDIYPSLNRELKVDFDQQNRPVSPNKVVEGYLFSGSKAYSYSSSSCSGNTTSSLDVTTGSSSCSSSPCRSIMEPDSLSYDILWGDLILGEQIGRGSCTTVYHGLWCGSDVAVKVFSEFEYSEDLLGTFRQEVLLMKGLRHPNVLLFMGAVTSPKHPCIVTEFLPRGSLFQLLRRNPPALDWKRRVLMALDIARGLNYLHCYNPPIIHRDVKSSNLLVDNNWHLKVGDFGLSRLKHATFLTTENGNGTPQWMAPEVICNEPADEKSDVYSFRVVLWELATGRIPWDGLIPMQVSWTNILRSLTMPIQNGHLSSRLACTVTENAGQHPGSCLKN, from the exons ATGTATGGTTATTCTGCATCAGAAGCCATTGGTCGTGATGTCCTTCGCCTAGTTGGTGAAGAGCAAGCCTATAAAGATGGAAAAGAAATAGTTGACAGAAGTGCCATGGGGGAAAGCTGGACAGGGTTGTTCCCGGTCATTAATAAACAAGGAAGACGATTTCTAGTCATTGCAACTAATTCACCATTATATGATGATTGTGGTACTTTGATTGGGTTTATTGGTGTAACTTGTGACTCAGAGCCCTTCCATGAAATTCCAACTACGTTTACTTCTAGAAAAAATCCTTCTAGGGAAGCTGCATATCCTAACTCTAGTCAGCTGTCTAAAAGTGGTGCACCAGCGACTGCTGCCGGTCTTAACTCCCAGCAGAAACCTTTCCAAGTTACACTTGCTTCCAAGCTGTCTACTTTG ACGTCAAGAATGACCAAAAGTGTTTTACGGTGGATGCCAAGAACTCGGGCGAAAACCATGAAATACGAAATCCAAGGTGGAAGTAGGCCGGAGCAAGGTTTCTTAGCAGAAACTGTTATCTCTGACTCTGCAGAGTACACACAACTGAAAATGTACCAGGAAAGATTTTTTGGAGATTTTGGTGGCGAGGATGAAAGTAAGATAGGAGTCTGCAAAATGGTAACTTCTAAAGTGGCGGGCGTATACTTGCCATGGGAAAGTGGGGCACAAGACGTGCCGATGAGAAGGACTGCCACCCATGATATCTATCCCAGCTTAAATCGTGAACTAAAGGTTGACTTTGATCAACAGAATCGTCCGGTCTCACCAAATAAGGTTGTCGAAGGTTACCTATTTAGTGGAAGTAAAGCCTACAGTTACTCATCATCTTCTTGTAGCGGAAACACTACAAGTAGTTTGGATGTCACTACTGGTAGTAGTAGTTGCAGTAGCTCTCCTTGTCGCAGCATCATGGAGCCAGACTCCTTGAGCTATGACATCTTGTGGGGTGACTTGATACTTGGTGAACAAATTGGGAGAG GCTCATGTACGACTGTGTATCATGGTCTCTGGTGTGGCTCG GATGTTGCTGTAAAGGTATTTTCTGAATTTGAGTACTCAGAAGACTTGCTAGGAACCTTCAGACAGGAG GTTTTGCTTATGAAGGGGCTCCGGCACCCAAATGTTCTACTGTTTATGGGGGCAGTAACTTCACCTAAACATCCGTGCATTGTCACTGAGTTCCTCCCACG TGGGAGTTTGTTTCAGTTGCTTCGACGTAACCCTCCTGCATTAGATTGGAAACGGCGTGTTCTCATGGCTTTGGACATT GCACGAGGTTTAAATTATCTTCATTGTTACAACCCACCAATCATTCATCGCGATGTGAAGTCCTCAAATCTGTTGGTTGATAATAACTGGCATCTCAAG GTTGGGGATTTTGGTCTCTCGCGACTCAAACATGCAACCTTCTTGACAACAGAGAACGGGAATGGAACG CCACAATGGATGGCTCCAGAGGTTATATGTAATGAGCCGGCGGATGAGAA ATCCGATGTTTATAGCTTTCGAGTTGTATTGTGGGAGCTTGCCACCGGAAGAATTCCTTGGGATGGTCTGATCCCAATGCAG GTTTCATGGACCAACATATTGAGATCCCTGACGATGCCGATCCAAAATGGGCATCTCTCATCAAGACTTGCTTGCACAG TGACCGAAAATGCCGGCCAACATCCGGGGAGCTGCTTGAAAAATTGA
- the LOC113282594 gene encoding probable serine/threonine-protein kinase At1g01540 isoform X4 — MYGYSASEAIGRDVLRLVGEEQAYKDGKEIVDRSAMGESWTGLFPVINKQGRRFLVIATNSPLYDDCGTLIGFIGVTCDSEPFHEIPTTFTSRKNPSREAAYPNSSQLSKSGAPATAAGLNSQQKPFQVTLASKLSTLTSRMTKSVLRWMPRTRAKTMKYEIQGGSRPEQGFLAETVISDSAEYTQLKMYQERFFGDFGGEDESKIGVCKMVTSKVAGVYLPWESGAQDVPMRRTATHDIYPSLNRELKVDFDQQNRPVSPNKVVEGYLFSGSKAYSYSSSSCSGNTTSSLDVTTGSSSCSSSPCRSIMEPDSLSYDILWGDLILGEQIGRGSCTTVYHGLWCGSDVAVKVLLMKGLRHPNVLLFMGAVTSPKHPCIVTEFLPRGSLFQLLRRNPPALDWKRRVLMALDIARGLNYLHCYNPPIIHRDVKSSNLLVDNNWHLKVGDFGLSRLKHATFLTTENGNGTPQWMAPEVICNEPADEKSDVYSFRVVLWELATGRIPWDGLIPMQNYLQFWRRIMQVIASVGFMDQHIEIPDDADPKWASLIKTCLHSDRKCRPTSGELLEKLNVMRRYYFAQNPK; from the exons ATGTATGGTTATTCTGCATCAGAAGCCATTGGTCGTGATGTCCTTCGCCTAGTTGGTGAAGAGCAAGCCTATAAAGATGGAAAAGAAATAGTTGACAGAAGTGCCATGGGGGAAAGCTGGACAGGGTTGTTCCCGGTCATTAATAAACAAGGAAGACGATTTCTAGTCATTGCAACTAATTCACCATTATATGATGATTGTGGTACTTTGATTGGGTTTATTGGTGTAACTTGTGACTCAGAGCCCTTCCATGAAATTCCAACTACGTTTACTTCTAGAAAAAATCCTTCTAGGGAAGCTGCATATCCTAACTCTAGTCAGCTGTCTAAAAGTGGTGCACCAGCGACTGCTGCCGGTCTTAACTCCCAGCAGAAACCTTTCCAAGTTACACTTGCTTCCAAGCTGTCTACTTTG ACGTCAAGAATGACCAAAAGTGTTTTACGGTGGATGCCAAGAACTCGGGCGAAAACCATGAAATACGAAATCCAAGGTGGAAGTAGGCCGGAGCAAGGTTTCTTAGCAGAAACTGTTATCTCTGACTCTGCAGAGTACACACAACTGAAAATGTACCAGGAAAGATTTTTTGGAGATTTTGGTGGCGAGGATGAAAGTAAGATAGGAGTCTGCAAAATGGTAACTTCTAAAGTGGCGGGCGTATACTTGCCATGGGAAAGTGGGGCACAAGACGTGCCGATGAGAAGGACTGCCACCCATGATATCTATCCCAGCTTAAATCGTGAACTAAAGGTTGACTTTGATCAACAGAATCGTCCGGTCTCACCAAATAAGGTTGTCGAAGGTTACCTATTTAGTGGAAGTAAAGCCTACAGTTACTCATCATCTTCTTGTAGCGGAAACACTACAAGTAGTTTGGATGTCACTACTGGTAGTAGTAGTTGCAGTAGCTCTCCTTGTCGCAGCATCATGGAGCCAGACTCCTTGAGCTATGACATCTTGTGGGGTGACTTGATACTTGGTGAACAAATTGGGAGAG GCTCATGTACGACTGTGTATCATGGTCTCTGGTGTGGCTCG GATGTTGCTGTAAAG GTTTTGCTTATGAAGGGGCTCCGGCACCCAAATGTTCTACTGTTTATGGGGGCAGTAACTTCACCTAAACATCCGTGCATTGTCACTGAGTTCCTCCCACG TGGGAGTTTGTTTCAGTTGCTTCGACGTAACCCTCCTGCATTAGATTGGAAACGGCGTGTTCTCATGGCTTTGGACATT GCACGAGGTTTAAATTATCTTCATTGTTACAACCCACCAATCATTCATCGCGATGTGAAGTCCTCAAATCTGTTGGTTGATAATAACTGGCATCTCAAG GTTGGGGATTTTGGTCTCTCGCGACTCAAACATGCAACCTTCTTGACAACAGAGAACGGGAATGGAACG CCACAATGGATGGCTCCAGAGGTTATATGTAATGAGCCGGCGGATGAGAA ATCCGATGTTTATAGCTTTCGAGTTGTATTGTGGGAGCTTGCCACCGGAAGAATTCCTTGGGATGGTCTGATCCCAATGCAG AACTATCTACAGTTTTGGAGGCGCATTATGCAGGTAATTGCCTCTGTAGGTTTCATGGACCAACATATTGAGATCCCTGACGATGCCGATCCAAAATGGGCATCTCTCATCAAGACTTGCTTGCACAG TGACCGAAAATGCCGGCCAACATCCGGGGAGCTGCTTGAAAAATTGAATGTTATGCGGAGATATTATTTTGCTCAAAACCCCAAATAA
- the LOC113282594 gene encoding probable serine/threonine-protein kinase At1g01540 isoform X1, giving the protein MYGYSASEAIGRDVLRLVGEEQAYKDGKEIVDRSAMGESWTGLFPVINKQGRRFLVIATNSPLYDDCGTLIGFIGVTCDSEPFHEIPTTFTSRKNPSREAAYPNSSQLSKSGAPATAAGLNSQQKPFQVTLASKLSTLTSRMTKSVLRWMPRTRAKTMKYEIQGGSRPEQGFLAETVISDSAEYTQLKMYQERFFGDFGGEDESKIGVCKMVTSKVAGVYLPWESGAQDVPMRRTATHDIYPSLNRELKVDFDQQNRPVSPNKVVEGYLFSGSKAYSYSSSSCSGNTTSSLDVTTGSSSCSSSPCRSIMEPDSLSYDILWGDLILGEQIGRGSCTTVYHGLWCGSDVAVKVFSEFEYSEDLLGTFRQEVLLMKGLRHPNVLLFMGAVTSPKHPCIVTEFLPRGSLFQLLRRNPPALDWKRRVLMALDIARGLNYLHCYNPPIIHRDVKSSNLLVDNNWHLKVGDFGLSRLKHATFLTTENGNGTPQWMAPEVICNEPADEKSDVYSFRVVLWELATGRIPWDGLIPMQNYLQFWRRIMQVIASVGFMDQHIEIPDDADPKWASLIKTCLHSDRKCRPTSGELLEKLNVMRRYYFAQNPK; this is encoded by the exons ATGTATGGTTATTCTGCATCAGAAGCCATTGGTCGTGATGTCCTTCGCCTAGTTGGTGAAGAGCAAGCCTATAAAGATGGAAAAGAAATAGTTGACAGAAGTGCCATGGGGGAAAGCTGGACAGGGTTGTTCCCGGTCATTAATAAACAAGGAAGACGATTTCTAGTCATTGCAACTAATTCACCATTATATGATGATTGTGGTACTTTGATTGGGTTTATTGGTGTAACTTGTGACTCAGAGCCCTTCCATGAAATTCCAACTACGTTTACTTCTAGAAAAAATCCTTCTAGGGAAGCTGCATATCCTAACTCTAGTCAGCTGTCTAAAAGTGGTGCACCAGCGACTGCTGCCGGTCTTAACTCCCAGCAGAAACCTTTCCAAGTTACACTTGCTTCCAAGCTGTCTACTTTG ACGTCAAGAATGACCAAAAGTGTTTTACGGTGGATGCCAAGAACTCGGGCGAAAACCATGAAATACGAAATCCAAGGTGGAAGTAGGCCGGAGCAAGGTTTCTTAGCAGAAACTGTTATCTCTGACTCTGCAGAGTACACACAACTGAAAATGTACCAGGAAAGATTTTTTGGAGATTTTGGTGGCGAGGATGAAAGTAAGATAGGAGTCTGCAAAATGGTAACTTCTAAAGTGGCGGGCGTATACTTGCCATGGGAAAGTGGGGCACAAGACGTGCCGATGAGAAGGACTGCCACCCATGATATCTATCCCAGCTTAAATCGTGAACTAAAGGTTGACTTTGATCAACAGAATCGTCCGGTCTCACCAAATAAGGTTGTCGAAGGTTACCTATTTAGTGGAAGTAAAGCCTACAGTTACTCATCATCTTCTTGTAGCGGAAACACTACAAGTAGTTTGGATGTCACTACTGGTAGTAGTAGTTGCAGTAGCTCTCCTTGTCGCAGCATCATGGAGCCAGACTCCTTGAGCTATGACATCTTGTGGGGTGACTTGATACTTGGTGAACAAATTGGGAGAG GCTCATGTACGACTGTGTATCATGGTCTCTGGTGTGGCTCG GATGTTGCTGTAAAGGTATTTTCTGAATTTGAGTACTCAGAAGACTTGCTAGGAACCTTCAGACAGGAG GTTTTGCTTATGAAGGGGCTCCGGCACCCAAATGTTCTACTGTTTATGGGGGCAGTAACTTCACCTAAACATCCGTGCATTGTCACTGAGTTCCTCCCACG TGGGAGTTTGTTTCAGTTGCTTCGACGTAACCCTCCTGCATTAGATTGGAAACGGCGTGTTCTCATGGCTTTGGACATT GCACGAGGTTTAAATTATCTTCATTGTTACAACCCACCAATCATTCATCGCGATGTGAAGTCCTCAAATCTGTTGGTTGATAATAACTGGCATCTCAAG GTTGGGGATTTTGGTCTCTCGCGACTCAAACATGCAACCTTCTTGACAACAGAGAACGGGAATGGAACG CCACAATGGATGGCTCCAGAGGTTATATGTAATGAGCCGGCGGATGAGAA ATCCGATGTTTATAGCTTTCGAGTTGTATTGTGGGAGCTTGCCACCGGAAGAATTCCTTGGGATGGTCTGATCCCAATGCAG AACTATCTACAGTTTTGGAGGCGCATTATGCAGGTAATTGCCTCTGTAGGTTTCATGGACCAACATATTGAGATCCCTGACGATGCCGATCCAAAATGGGCATCTCTCATCAAGACTTGCTTGCACAG TGACCGAAAATGCCGGCCAACATCCGGGGAGCTGCTTGAAAAATTGAATGTTATGCGGAGATATTATTTTGCTCAAAACCCCAAATAA
- the LOC113282596 gene encoding serine/threonine-protein kinase EDR1-like produces the protein MALDIARGLNYLHCYNPPIVHRDVKSSNLLVDNNWHLKVGDFGLSRLKHATFLTTENGNGTPQWMALEVIRNEPADEKSDVYSFGVVLWELATKKIPWDGLIPMQVIASVGFMDQHIEIPEDTDPKWAFLIKTCLHSDPKCRPTFGELLERLNVMRRYYFAQNPR, from the exons ATGGCTTTGGACATT GCACGAGGTTTAAATTATCTTCATTGTTACAACCCACCAATCGTTCATCGCGATGTGAAGTCCTCAAATCTGTTGGTTGATAATAACTGGCATCTCAAG GTTGGGGATTTTGGGCTCTCGCGACTCAAACATGCAACCTTCTTGACAACAGAGAACGGGAATGGAACG CCACAATGGATGGCTCTAGAGGTTATACGTAATGAGCCGGCCGATGAGAA ATCTGATGTTTATAGCTTTGGAGTTGTATTGTGGGAGCTTGCCACCAAAAAAATTCCTTGGGATGGTCTGATCCCAATGCAG GTAATTGCCTCTGTAGGGTTCATGGACCAACATATTGAGATCCCAGAAGATACCGACCCAAAATGGGCATTTCTCATCAAGACTTGCTTGCACAG TGACCCAAAATGCCGGCCAACGTTTGGGGAGCTGCTTGAAAGATTGAATGTTATGCGAAGATATTATTTTGCTCAAAACCCCAGGTAA
- the LOC113282595 gene encoding large ribosomal RNA subunit accumulation protein YCED homolog 2, chloroplastic-like translates to MERGTYLIPEKLNLIPFINYNKFIVKRIKTHNKAALLAGRVIHINHPHLQFSIKCSSSDDEKDELPPIARKSSNGGRRNPRRLIKLATSDGKWHDKWTSDYIFTLQDLQLADLSIDGQKNAKVLITLTATKHSGFGFSIEGRIVTSFTRICTNCSSSYHREINTTFDVWLLPSTRENRSSSTKLPEIGGDDPSVIYVKPGCEADLDSLIRDTIRLTTSAKDTCSESCEKAEPRLHYIGG, encoded by the exons ATGGAAAGAGGCACATATTTAATCCCAGAAAAACTGAATCTAATTCCATTTATCAATTATAACAAATTCATCGTCAAAAGAATCAAAACTCATAACAAAGCGGCATTATTAGCAGGACGTGTTATTCACATTAATCATCCCCATTTACAATTTAGcatcaaatgttcttcttctgaTGACGAGAAAGACGAGCTTCCTCCA ATTGCACGAAAATCTAGTAATGGAGGCAGGAGGAACCCAAGACGGCTAATAAAACTTGCAACATCTGACGGAAAATGGCATGATAAATGGACTAGTGATTACATTTTCACTCTTCAAGATCTGCAGTTAGCTGATCTTTCCATAGATGGTCAGAAAAATGCTAAAGTCTTAATCACCCTCACTGCAACAAAG CATTCAGGGTTTGGGTTTTCAATCGAAGGGAGAATCGTCACGTCTTTCACAAGAATATGCACAAATTGCTCTTCTTCATACCACAGAGAG ATAAATACAACGTTTGATGTCTGGCTGTTACCATCAACACGAGAAAACCGGTCTAGTTCCACAAAATTACCTGAAATTGGCGGCGACGATCCATCT GTGATTTATGTGAAACCTGGATGTGAAGCTGATCTTGATTCACTCATACGGGACACAATTCGACTTACAACTTCCGCTAAG GACACATGTTCGGAGTCTTGTGAGAAAGCTGAACCAAGATTGCACT ATATTGGTGGGTAA